Proteins encoded in a region of the Prochlorococcus marinus XMU1408 genome:
- the uvrA gene encoding excinuclease ABC subunit UvrA: protein MGSSESNSKKKSLNIDSSNEEVITIRGARQHNLKNVDLSIPRNKLVVFTGVSGSGKSSLAFDTIFAEGQRRYVESLSAYARQFLGQVDKPDVDSIEGLSPAISIDQKSTSHNPRSTVGTVTEIQDYFRLLFGRAGEPHCPECSRPIKPQTIDEMVDQIKTLPEGTRYQLLAPVVRGKKGTHSKLLSGLAAEGFVRVRINKEVRELADNIELDKNQLHSIEVVVDRLIAREGIEERLTDSLSTTLKRGDGLAIVEAVPKKNEELPKHIERERLFSENFACPVHGAVIEELSPRLFSFNSPYGACPDCHGLGHLKKFTCERVIPDPSLPVYAAVAPWSDKDNSYYFSLLFSVGEAFGFEIKTPWKDLKEDQINILLNGSKEPILIKVDSRYKQDSGFKRPFEGILPILERQLQDANGEAVRQKLEKYLELVPCATCHGKRLRSEALAVKLGPYSITDLTSSSVSKTLENVEELMGLEKSKKSEQLLSNKQKKIGELVLKEIRLRLKFLLDVGLDYLTLDRPAMTLSGGEAQRIRLATQIGAGLTGVLYVLDEPSIGLHQRDNDRLLSTLKKLRDLGNTLVVVEHDEDTIRAADHLVDIGPGAGVHGGEIIAEGSLNNLLTAKESLTGAYLSGRSAIPTPTHRRDSVQRKLRLIDCDKNNLKNISVDFPLGRLVAVTGVSGSGKSTLVNELLHPALNHSLGLKVPFPKGLKELKGIKSIDKVIVIDQSPIGRTPRSNTATYTGAFDPIRQIFATSVEAKARGYQAGQFSFNVKGGRCEACRGQGVNVIEMNFLPDVYVQCDVCKGARFNRETLQVKYKNYSISDVLEMTVEQAVDVFSAIPQAADRLRTLLDVGLGYIKLGQPAPTLSGGEAQRVKLATELSRRATGKTLYLIDEPTTGLSFYDVHKLMDVIQRLVDKGNSIIVIEHNLDVIRCSDWIIDMGPEGGNKGGDIIAMGTPEEVASDSNSHTGNYLKKVLELHPPKKT, encoded by the coding sequence ATGGGAAGCTCTGAATCTAATTCAAAAAAAAAGTCATTAAATATTGATTCTTCTAATGAAGAAGTCATAACAATTCGTGGTGCAAGACAGCATAATTTAAAAAATGTTGATTTATCAATTCCAAGAAATAAATTAGTAGTTTTTACAGGCGTTAGCGGAAGTGGTAAAAGTTCTCTAGCATTTGACACCATTTTTGCTGAAGGACAAAGGCGCTATGTTGAAAGTTTGTCTGCATATGCAAGACAATTTTTAGGTCAGGTTGATAAACCTGATGTTGATTCAATTGAAGGCTTATCACCAGCAATTTCTATTGACCAAAAATCAACAAGTCATAATCCTCGTTCAACAGTTGGAACAGTTACTGAAATTCAAGATTATTTTCGTTTGCTTTTTGGAAGAGCTGGAGAACCTCATTGTCCTGAATGTTCTAGGCCAATAAAGCCTCAAACGATAGATGAGATGGTTGATCAAATAAAGACTCTTCCAGAAGGGACTCGTTACCAATTGCTTGCTCCAGTTGTTAGAGGCAAGAAAGGGACACATTCAAAATTATTGTCTGGACTTGCTGCAGAGGGATTTGTCAGAGTTAGAATTAATAAAGAAGTTAGAGAACTAGCAGATAATATTGAATTAGATAAAAATCAATTACATTCCATAGAGGTGGTTGTTGATAGATTAATTGCAAGGGAGGGAATTGAAGAGAGATTAACTGATTCATTAAGTACTACTTTAAAAAGGGGTGATGGTTTAGCAATAGTTGAAGCAGTTCCCAAAAAAAATGAAGAACTTCCTAAACATATAGAGCGAGAAAGATTATTTTCTGAAAATTTTGCCTGCCCAGTTCATGGTGCAGTTATTGAAGAATTATCTCCAAGATTATTTTCATTTAATAGTCCATACGGTGCCTGTCCTGATTGTCATGGACTAGGTCATTTGAAAAAATTTACTTGTGAGAGAGTTATACCTGATCCATCTTTACCAGTTTATGCTGCAGTTGCACCATGGAGTGATAAAGATAATTCATATTATTTTTCATTATTATTTTCGGTCGGTGAGGCATTTGGGTTTGAGATAAAAACTCCTTGGAAAGATTTAAAAGAAGATCAAATTAATATTTTGTTAAACGGTAGTAAAGAACCAATTTTAATAAAAGTTGATAGTAGATATAAACAAGACTCTGGATTTAAACGTCCTTTTGAAGGTATTTTACCAATTTTAGAAAGACAGTTACAGGACGCAAATGGTGAAGCTGTTCGTCAAAAATTAGAAAAATATCTTGAGCTAGTACCTTGTGCAACTTGTCACGGTAAAAGATTACGTTCTGAAGCTCTTGCTGTAAAACTTGGTCCTTATTCGATTACTGATCTTACTTCCTCAAGTGTTTCCAAAACACTTGAGAATGTAGAAGAATTAATGGGTCTTGAGAAGTCTAAAAAATCAGAACAATTACTATCTAATAAACAGAAAAAGATAGGAGAATTAGTCTTAAAAGAGATTCGATTACGTCTTAAATTTCTTTTGGATGTTGGACTTGATTATTTAACTTTAGATAGACCTGCAATGACTTTATCTGGAGGAGAGGCTCAAAGAATACGATTGGCTACTCAAATAGGTGCTGGTTTAACAGGAGTACTATATGTATTAGACGAACCTAGTATAGGTTTACATCAAAGAGATAATGATAGATTATTGTCTACATTAAAAAAATTACGTGATCTGGGCAATACTCTTGTTGTGGTTGAACACGATGAAGATACTATACGAGCTGCTGATCATTTAGTTGATATAGGCCCTGGAGCTGGTGTGCATGGAGGTGAAATTATCGCTGAAGGATCTCTCAATAATTTGTTGACTGCTAAAGAATCCTTAACTGGTGCTTACCTTAGTGGACGTTCAGCTATTCCAACTCCTACTCATCGTAGAGATTCTGTACAAAGAAAATTACGCTTGATTGATTGTGATAAAAATAATTTAAAAAATATTTCTGTAGATTTTCCTTTAGGTAGATTAGTTGCTGTAACTGGAGTTAGTGGAAGCGGCAAAAGTACTTTAGTTAATGAATTACTGCATCCTGCTTTAAATCATTCCTTAGGGTTAAAAGTTCCTTTTCCAAAAGGTCTAAAAGAACTCAAAGGTATAAAATCAATTGATAAAGTTATTGTGATTGATCAATCACCAATTGGTAGAACTCCACGCTCTAATACAGCTACTTATACAGGTGCATTTGATCCTATACGTCAAATATTTGCAACTTCTGTTGAAGCAAAAGCGAGAGGATATCAAGCAGGTCAATTTAGCTTCAATGTAAAGGGTGGAAGATGCGAGGCTTGTCGTGGTCAAGGTGTAAATGTAATAGAGATGAATTTTCTACCAGATGTTTATGTTCAATGTGATGTCTGCAAAGGAGCTCGTTTTAATCGAGAGACACTACAAGTTAAATATAAAAATTATTCTATTTCTGATGTATTAGAAATGACTGTTGAACAAGCTGTGGATGTTTTTTCTGCAATACCACAAGCTGCAGATAGATTAAGAACACTTTTAGACGTTGGTCTTGGTTACATTAAACTCGGTCAACCTGCTCCAACATTGTCTGGTGGTGAAGCTCAAAGAGTGAAACTTGCTACTGAATTATCCAGAAGGGCTACTGGTAAAACTCTTTATTTAATTGATGAGCCTACAACTGGTTTAAGTTTTTATGATGTTCATAAATTAATGGATGTTATCCAAAGATTGGTGGATAAGGGAAACTCAATTATTGTCATTGAGCATAATTTGGATGTCATTAGATGCTCGGACTGGATCATTGATATGGGTCCCGAGGGAGGTAACAAAGGCGGTGACATCATTGCTATGGGAACTCCTGAAGAGGTTGCATCTGATTCAAATAGTCACACAGGTAATTATCTAAAAAAAGTTTTGGAACTTCATCCTCCCAAAAAAACCTAA
- the recN gene encoding DNA repair protein RecN, which yields MLKSLRFQNISLFGNLEIDFDKGFTAFTGETGSGKSIFIDTLNSLLACKKIILDNKLVEKDSSFSSIEGVFYIFSNTKDWLINQEFDFDDELIVTREWRLKENKYKSRFRINGVLANREQISQLRSLLLDFTLQGDTYILNNRDYQLTLLDSLDLEKIEESIKNVNQCWKNWHESYSQLKQAQEKIIDFKNQFEELQYIYQDLEKLELKDPKEDRKLEMDQNRLSNLYRLKEGVKTILLRLNEGVDEYPSLLDHTNFCINELKLLSQIDSSLETIFNNFSTLTNNFYDLTYQIKDYEQTLDIDPSYLNDLQIRLSTLKLYQKKYQRNLPELISYKNELFKNLSFQDNSNNIEELISFEHEQRIIRDQSNKNLSNMRKKIALKLEDKLITSLKELGMPNVRFKVLFEEREPTVNGIDRVNFMFSANPGFPLAPLAEVASGGEKSRVLLAIKAIFASFDQTNLLIFDEIDSGVSGSVSSYVANLLNQLSCHRQVFCVTHQPLIAAFADNHFAFKKIVIAGKTVSKLTNLKEIADRQKELALLAGGEIVEANAYAASLLEHKAA from the coding sequence TAAACAGTCTATTGGCATGCAAAAAGATCATACTAGACAATAAACTGGTAGAAAAAGATTCTTCTTTTTCATCTATTGAAGGTGTTTTCTATATTTTTTCAAATACAAAAGATTGGCTAATAAATCAAGAATTTGACTTTGATGATGAATTAATAGTAACCAGAGAATGGCGTTTAAAAGAAAACAAATATAAATCTAGATTTAGAATTAATGGTGTATTAGCTAATAGAGAACAAATTTCACAATTAAGATCACTCTTGTTAGATTTTACTCTACAAGGAGATACTTATATTTTGAATAATAGAGATTATCAATTGACTTTATTAGACTCTCTAGACTTAGAAAAAATAGAAGAATCTATTAAAAATGTCAATCAATGTTGGAAAAATTGGCATGAATCATACTCTCAGTTAAAGCAAGCACAAGAAAAAATTATTGATTTTAAAAATCAATTTGAAGAATTGCAATATATTTATCAAGATTTAGAAAAATTAGAACTAAAAGACCCAAAAGAAGATAGAAAATTAGAAATGGATCAAAATCGTTTATCGAATTTATATAGATTAAAAGAAGGAGTTAAGACAATATTATTACGTTTAAATGAAGGTGTAGATGAATATCCATCATTGTTAGATCATACTAATTTTTGTATTAATGAGTTAAAACTTTTATCACAGATTGATTCTTCTTTGGAAACAATTTTCAATAATTTTTCAACTCTAACAAATAATTTTTATGACTTAACATATCAAATTAAAGACTACGAACAAACTTTGGATATTGATCCATCTTATTTAAATGATTTACAAATTAGATTATCTACTCTTAAGCTTTATCAAAAAAAATATCAAAGAAATTTACCAGAACTAATTAGTTATAAAAATGAATTGTTTAAAAATTTATCTTTTCAAGATAATTCTAATAATATAGAAGAGCTTATTTCTTTCGAACATGAGCAACGAATAATACGAGATCAGTCAAATAAAAATTTATCAAACATGAGAAAAAAGATTGCACTTAAATTAGAAGATAAATTGATAACTAGCCTTAAAGAATTAGGTATGCCTAACGTTCGCTTTAAGGTTCTTTTTGAAGAAAGGGAACCAACTGTTAATGGAATAGATAGAGTTAATTTTATGTTTTCAGCAAATCCAGGCTTCCCTTTGGCACCTCTTGCAGAAGTTGCATCAGGTGGAGAGAAATCTAGAGTTTTACTAGCTATAAAAGCCATATTTGCTTCATTTGATCAAACGAATCTTTTGATTTTTGATGAAATTGATTCTGGGGTCAGTGGTTCAGTAAGTAGTTATGTTGCTAATTTGCTTAATCAATTGTCTTGTCATCGACAAGTTTTTTGTGTGACTCATCAACCTTTAATTGCAGCATTTGCTGATAATCATTTTGCTTTTAAAAAGATTGTAATCGCTGGTAAAACAGTTTCTAAGCTTACTAATTTGAAGGAAATAGCAGATAGACAGAAGGAATTAGCATTATTGGCAGGAGGAGAAATTGTAGAAGCAAATGCTTATGCGGCGAGTTTGCTGGAACACAAAGCTGCATGA